In a single window of the Novosphingobium sp. IK01 genome:
- a CDS encoding ABC transporter permease, giving the protein MIPEKLRAAAVIARRDFVAVIFSKTFLLFLLGPLFPLVVGGMAGAIGAQVDKELNQPQVGLALPAEQTRRLLAAHAALADALPGDVPDFVALDAPGTNPRALLAKHLPGHEGVLSAVVSGTLDHPVLTATPERAQMWQGMVGLIAARARDDHPAPLPPVTLDEVATSAAKVKSGQVMTAQAGQVLLFLLTMLLAGMVLSNLVEEKANKIIEVLAASIPMDALFLGKLFAMLGVSMVGIAVWGTVWGGLVLAGMKSLPMLAAPAVGWPLFVGLGFLYFAMAYLLLGSLFLAIGGMASTVREVQTLSMPVTMLQLMVFFFASYALARPGTMIETASLVFPLSSSFAMLARAARSTELWPHVLALGWQALWVALIVRTGAVLFRRTVMKSGPARPKKRAKA; this is encoded by the coding sequence ATGATCCCCGAAAAGCTGCGCGCCGCCGCCGTCATCGCCCGCCGCGATTTCGTTGCGGTGATCTTTTCCAAGACCTTCCTGCTGTTCCTGCTCGGCCCGCTGTTTCCGCTGGTGGTGGGCGGCATGGCCGGGGCCATTGGCGCGCAAGTGGACAAGGAACTCAACCAGCCGCAAGTCGGCCTTGCCCTGCCCGCCGAACAGACCCGGCGCCTGCTGGCCGCCCATGCCGCGCTGGCCGATGCCCTGCCCGGCGATGTCCCCGATTTCGTCGCCCTCGATGCCCCCGGCACCAACCCGCGCGCGCTTCTTGCCAAACATCTGCCGGGGCACGAAGGCGTGCTGTCCGCCGTCGTCTCGGGCACGCTCGATCACCCGGTGCTCACCGCCACGCCCGAGCGGGCGCAGATGTGGCAGGGCATGGTGGGCCTGATCGCCGCCCGCGCGCGCGACGACCACCCCGCCCCGCTGCCCCCCGTCACCCTCGACGAAGTGGCCACCAGCGCGGCCAAGGTCAAAAGCGGGCAAGTCATGACCGCACAGGCCGGGCAAGTGCTGCTGTTCCTGCTCACGATGCTGCTGGCGGGCATGGTCCTCTCGAACCTTGTCGAGGAAAAGGCCAACAAGATCATCGAAGTCCTCGCCGCCTCGATCCCCATGGACGCGCTGTTCCTGGGCAAGCTGTTTGCCATGCTGGGGGTGAGCATGGTGGGCATTGCCGTCTGGGGCACGGTCTGGGGCGGGCTGGTACTGGCGGGGATGAAGTCGCTGCCGATGCTGGCCGCGCCTGCGGTGGGCTGGCCGCTGTTCGTGGGGCTGGGGTTCCTCTATTTCGCGATGGCCTACCTGCTGCTCGGCTCGCTGTTTCTGGCCATCGGCGGCATGGCCAGCACGGTGCGCGAGGTGCAGACGCTCTCGATGCCGGTCACGATGCTTCAGCTCATGGTGTTCTTCTTTGCCAGCTATGCGCTGGCCCGTCCGGGCACGATGATCGAGACCGCCAGCCTCGTCTTCCCGCTTTCCTCGTCCTTTGCCATGCTGGCGCGTGCGGCGCGCTCGACCGAGCTATGGCCCCATGTCCTCGCGCTGGGCTGGCAGGCGCTGTGGGTGGCCCTGATCGTGCGCACGGGCGCGGTCCTGTTCCGCCGCACCGTGATGAAATCAGGCCCCGCGCGCCCGAAAAAGCGCGCGAAGGCCTGA
- a CDS encoding ABC transporter ATP-binding protein, giving the protein MADFGQDGEWAIEAQGLVKRFDGFTAVDGVDIRVPRGAIYGILGPNGAGKTTTLRMLLGIIDPDEGRRVVLGHERPTDIARRIGYLPEERGLYPAMKATEAIAFLAALRGVPLKVGRARARALLEEHGLAYAADRQIRQLSKGMAQQVQLLGTLVHEPDLVVFDEPFSGLDALNQGKLETMIRALAARGTTVIFSTHVIAHAERLCDRVAIIAGGKVPFAGLVDEARDRLRPQVRLETRAADGPWRAALPPEARHEGAFWHFTLPESGVEPLLRALIEGEAGILSLSIERPGLHDAFVAIAGEAAARALAENAAQAEEAIR; this is encoded by the coding sequence ATGGCAGATTTCGGGCAGGACGGCGAATGGGCCATCGAGGCACAGGGCCTCGTCAAGCGGTTCGACGGGTTTACCGCCGTCGATGGCGTGGACATCCGCGTGCCCAGGGGCGCGATCTATGGCATCCTTGGCCCCAATGGCGCGGGCAAGACGACGACGCTGCGCATGTTGCTGGGCATCATCGACCCGGACGAGGGGCGCCGCGTGGTGCTGGGGCACGAGCGCCCCACCGATATCGCCCGGCGCATCGGCTACCTGCCCGAGGAACGCGGGCTTTACCCGGCGATGAAGGCGACCGAGGCCATCGCCTTTCTGGCCGCGCTGCGCGGGGTGCCGCTCAAGGTGGGACGCGCGAGGGCGCGGGCTTTGCTGGAAGAGCATGGCCTCGCCTATGCCGCTGATCGGCAAATCCGCCAACTCTCGAAAGGCATGGCCCAGCAGGTCCAGTTGCTGGGCACCCTCGTCCACGAACCCGACCTGGTGGTTTTCGACGAGCCGTTCTCGGGGCTGGACGCGCTCAACCAGGGCAAGCTCGAAACGATGATCCGCGCGCTGGCCGCACGGGGCACGACGGTCATTTTCTCCACCCATGTCATCGCCCATGCCGAGCGCCTGTGCGACCGGGTGGCGATCATCGCAGGCGGCAAAGTGCCGTTTGCGGGCCTTGTCGACGAAGCGCGCGACCGGCTGCGCCCGCAAGTCCGCCTCGAAACCCGCGCGGCCGATGGCCCATGGCGCGCCGCGCTCCCTCCTGAAGCCCGCCACGAGGGGGCCTTCTGGCACTTCACCCTGCCCGAAAGCGGCGTCGAACCGCTGCTGCGCGCGCTGATCGAGGGGGAAGCGGGCATCCTCTCGCTCTCCATCGAGCGCCCCGGCCTGCACGATGCCTTCGTGGCCATCGCGGGCGAGGCCGCCGCCCGCGCGCTCGCCGAAAATGCCGCGCAAGCTGAAGAGGCCATCCGATGA
- the queG gene encoding tRNA epoxyqueuosine(34) reductase QueG codes for MVSPALPPLEQRLREEAARIGFAACGITTAQDDPARAARLHAWLGEGRHGSMDWMETRAEQRQGPQSLWPEARSVIALGMSYAPAHDPLALADVADRARISVYAQGVDYHDLVKRALKALARWIVAQEPQAQVKVFVDTAPVMEKPLGEAAGLGWQGKHTNMVSRRHGSWLFLGAIYTTLDLAPDAPHANRCGSCTACQDACPTGAFPAPYQLDARACISYLTIEHKGPIPERYRAALGNRIYGCDDCLAVCPWNSFARAAHDNHAFLPRAELVAPRLAELLALDDATFRTVFAGSPIKRIGRNRFVRNCLYAAGNSGDQRLVPTVEGLRADPDPVVAEAAVWALGALKP; via the coding sequence ATCGTCTCTCCCGCCCTTCCACCACTGGAGCAGCGTCTGCGAGAGGAAGCCGCGCGGATCGGCTTTGCTGCCTGCGGGATCACCACCGCGCAGGACGACCCGGCCCGCGCCGCCCGCCTCCACGCCTGGCTGGGCGAGGGGCGCCACGGCTCGATGGACTGGATGGAAACCCGCGCCGAGCAGCGCCAAGGCCCGCAATCGCTCTGGCCCGAGGCGCGCAGCGTGATCGCGCTGGGGATGAGCTATGCCCCCGCGCACGACCCGCTGGCGCTGGCCGATGTGGCCGACCGCGCGCGGATTTCGGTCTATGCGCAAGGGGTCGATTATCACGACCTCGTCAAGCGCGCGCTCAAGGCGCTGGCCCGCTGGATCGTGGCGCAGGAACCGCAGGCGCAAGTCAAAGTCTTCGTCGATACCGCCCCGGTCATGGAAAAACCGCTGGGCGAGGCCGCCGGGCTGGGCTGGCAGGGCAAGCACACCAACATGGTCAGCCGCCGCCACGGCTCGTGGCTGTTCCTCGGCGCCATCTATACCACGCTCGACCTTGCCCCCGATGCCCCCCACGCCAACCGCTGCGGCTCGTGCACGGCCTGCCAGGATGCCTGCCCGACGGGAGCCTTCCCCGCGCCCTACCAGCTCGACGCGCGGGCCTGCATTTCCTACCTCACCATCGAGCACAAGGGACCGATCCCCGAACGCTATCGCGCGGCGCTGGGCAACCGGATCTATGGCTGCGACGATTGCCTCGCGGTCTGCCCATGGAACTCGTTCGCCCGCGCGGCCCACGACAACCATGCCTTCCTGCCCCGCGCCGAACTCGTCGCGCCGCGCCTCGCCGAACTGCTCGCGCTTGACGACGCGACCTTCCGCACGGTCTTCGCAGGCTCCCCCATCAAGCGGATCGGCCGCAACCGCTTCGTGCGCAACTGCCTCTACGCGGCGGGAAACAGCGGCGATCAACGGCTGGTGCCAACCGTCGAGGGGCTTCGCGCCGATCCCGACCCGGTCGTGGCGGAAGCGGCGGTCTGGGCCTTGGGGGCTTTGAAGCCATAA